A single region of the Pseudalkalibacillus berkeleyi genome encodes:
- a CDS encoding YjcZ family sporulation protein yields MSFMGYGYGAGFALIVVLFILLIIVGVAFVSY; encoded by the coding sequence ATGTCTTTCATGGGTTACGGATATGGAGCTGGTTTTGCTTTGATCGTAGTATTGTTTATTCTCCTTATTATTGTAGGAGTTGCTTTTGTAAGCTACTAA